One window of the bacterium genome contains the following:
- the ctaD gene encoding cytochrome c oxidase subunit I, which yields MTAVVARAAPAAGQPGLLAWLTTTDHKRIGVLYIVTTVAFFLVAGALALLMRAQLAQPGLHLVGRETYNQLFTLHGTAMIFLVIAPFGLGLANYVLPLQVGAPDMAFPRLNALSYWLFLFGGLVVFSGLATSSGAGASGWTAFAPLSTIGSPGPGMDLWILGLVLVAASSIMTAINLLVTALVYRPPGMTMWRLPIFVWEMIVTSLMILIAFPPLAATLALLLVDRRLGGHIFDPAHGGSAVLYQHLFWFFGHPEVYVMILPYFGVVTEIIPVFSRKPVFGYTGLVLATLGIAGLSMGVWAHHMFTTGAVVNPFFSAMSFLIAVPTGIKFFNWIGTMWRGQLTFPTPMLFCIGFLLNFLLGGITGVMLASPPIDYHVEDSYFLVAHFHYVLGGGSLFAVFAAIYFWFPKMTGTLLRESLGRLNFWLAFIGFNLTFFPMHLLGLWGMPRRVVTYPALAGWAEMNMLATAGAFLMGLSAVALLANVWISRRRPIPAGPDPWGGFSLEWATASPPPEHNFTKIPPIRSERPTFDLRHPGVAGLGREA from the coding sequence GTGACCGCCGTGGTGGCGCGCGCAGCGCCCGCCGCGGGCCAGCCCGGACTGCTGGCGTGGCTGACCACCACGGATCACAAGCGCATCGGCGTCCTGTACATCGTGACCACGGTGGCCTTCTTCCTGGTGGCGGGGGCGCTGGCGCTCCTCATGCGGGCCCAGCTCGCTCAACCGGGCCTGCATCTCGTGGGGCGTGAGACCTACAACCAACTGTTCACGCTGCACGGCACCGCGATGATCTTTCTGGTCATCGCCCCCTTCGGGCTCGGCCTGGCCAACTACGTGCTGCCGCTGCAGGTGGGCGCGCCCGATATGGCGTTCCCGCGGTTGAACGCGCTGTCGTACTGGTTGTTTCTCTTTGGGGGGCTGGTGGTCTTCAGCGGGCTGGCGACCAGTTCCGGCGCCGGCGCGTCCGGGTGGACGGCATTCGCGCCGCTCTCGACCATCGGGTCGCCGGGCCCGGGCATGGACCTCTGGATCCTCGGGTTGGTCCTCGTCGCCGCGTCCTCGATCATGACCGCGATCAACCTCTTGGTGACGGCGCTCGTCTACCGGCCGCCGGGGATGACGATGTGGCGTCTCCCCATCTTCGTGTGGGAGATGATCGTCACGTCCCTCATGATCCTGATCGCGTTTCCGCCGCTCGCCGCCACGCTGGCCCTACTGCTCGTGGACCGCCGGCTCGGCGGGCATATCTTCGATCCGGCGCACGGCGGAAGCGCCGTCCTGTACCAGCACCTGTTCTGGTTTTTCGGGCACCCCGAAGTCTACGTAATGATCCTGCCGTACTTCGGCGTGGTCACGGAGATCATCCCGGTCTTCTCCCGCAAGCCGGTCTTCGGCTACACAGGCCTGGTGCTGGCCACCTTGGGCATCGCCGGCCTATCCATGGGCGTGTGGGCGCATCACATGTTCACCACCGGCGCCGTGGTCAACCCGTTTTTCTCGGCGATGTCGTTCCTGATCGCCGTGCCGACCGGGATCAAGTTCTTCAACTGGATCGGCACAATGTGGCGCGGCCAGCTCACGTTTCCCACCCCGATGCTGTTCTGCATCGGATTCTTGCTCAACTTTCTGCTCGGCGGGATCACGGGAGTGATGCTCGCATCTCCGCCGATCGACTACCATGTGGAGGACAGCTACTTCCTGGTGGCCCACTTCCACTACGTGTTGGGGGGCGGCAGCCTCTTTGCCGTCTTCGCCGCGATCTACTTTTGGTTTCCCAAGATGACCGGGACGCTCTTGCGAGAGTCTCTGGGCCGGCTCAATTTCTGGCTGGCGTTTATCGGCTTCAACCTGACCTTTTTCCCCATGCACCTGCTCGGGCTCTGGGGCATGCCGCGCCGGGTGGTGACGTATCCGGCTCTCGCCGGGTGGGCCGAAATGAACATGCTCGCCACGGCAGGCGCGTTCTTGATGGGCCTCTCGGCGGTGGCCCTGCTGGCAAACGTCTGGATCTCGCGACGCCGTCCGATCCCTGCCGGGCCCGACCCATGGGGTGGATTCTCCCTGGAGTGGGCGACGGCCTCGCCGCCGCCGGAGCACAACTTCACCAAGATCCCTCCCATCCGCTCCGAGCGGCCAACGTTCGATCTCCGCCATCCAGGGGTCGCCGGCCTCGGGAGGGAAGCCTGA
- the coxB gene encoding cytochrome c oxidase subunit II, which translates to MVTSLPWHIALLAAGLGSPFGPPQGATLQARQIHALWTVFFFAAVGVAAVVYGLIFWSIVKYRKRSDELPPQFRENVPLEIAYTTIPLLIVAGLFILTYRTEVFVDQVATGADPPVTIRVTGFQWSWRFQYEGTPVQVAGTPDRPPEAVVPTGRPIRFILESADVMHAFWIPSFLFKRDTMPGITNQVDLTVQDPGTYLGSCAEFCGLDHTRMLFRIRAVSPAEYERWLRHPEGGP; encoded by the coding sequence ATGGTCACGTCACTCCCGTGGCACATCGCGCTCCTCGCTGCTGGACTGGGGAGCCCATTCGGGCCTCCACAGGGAGCCACGCTGCAGGCGCGTCAGATCCACGCCCTCTGGACGGTCTTCTTCTTCGCCGCGGTCGGGGTCGCCGCGGTGGTCTACGGCCTGATCTTCTGGTCGATCGTCAAGTACCGCAAGCGCAGCGACGAACTACCGCCGCAGTTCCGCGAGAACGTTCCGCTCGAGATCGCGTACACGACGATCCCGCTGCTCATCGTCGCCGGGCTGTTCATCCTGACCTATCGCACCGAGGTGTTCGTCGACCAGGTCGCGACCGGAGCGGATCCACCGGTCACGATCCGGGTGACCGGCTTCCAGTGGTCCTGGCGGTTCCAGTACGAGGGCACCCCGGTGCAGGTCGCGGGCACGCCGGACCGGCCTCCCGAGGCCGTGGTCCCCACCGGCCGGCCCATCCGATTCATCCTCGAGTCGGCCGACGTGATGCACGCCTTCTGGATTCCGTCGTTCCTCTTCAAACGGGACACGATGCCCGGGATCACCAATCAGGTCGACCTAACCGTACAGGACCCCGGCACCTACTTAGGATCGTGCGCGGAGTTCTGCGGTCTCGATCACACCCGCATGCTCTTCAGGATCCGCGCGGTGTCCCCTGCGGAGTACGAGCGCTGGTTGCGCCATCCGGAGGGAGGGCCGTGA